A genome region from Crossiella equi includes the following:
- a CDS encoding 5'-3' exonuclease produces MPAGVPLLLVDGHNLLWRAAFGFPAAILSRDKTRDLTAEFGFFALLRVAIRDELPEPPEVLVVFDGEHGAAERKDSDADYKANRVLDEAALKPLRAIPHVQRALTDYGIAWIEIDTAEADDVIATLVTVTRNQAPERQVRIMSGDRDFYQLVDDRVHALNTVMKRGRRHIGPAEVVERYGVTPDQWPDFCALKGDSADNIPGVKGIGEGTAAKLLTGGLRLDQLLASGRLTGVKKTKVIDAWEQVLAWRDLIRMRTDLDLPHHPTGHPTRELPKPADVIEKLGLW; encoded by the coding sequence ATGCCTGCTGGCGTCCCTTTGCTCCTGGTTGACGGTCACAACCTCCTCTGGCGCGCGGCGTTCGGATTCCCCGCCGCGATCCTCTCCCGCGACAAGACTCGCGACCTGACCGCGGAGTTCGGGTTCTTCGCGCTCCTGCGCGTCGCCATCCGCGACGAGCTGCCCGAGCCACCCGAGGTGCTCGTGGTGTTCGACGGCGAGCACGGCGCCGCCGAGCGCAAGGACAGCGACGCCGACTACAAGGCCAACCGCGTCCTCGACGAGGCCGCGCTCAAACCCTTGCGCGCGATTCCGCACGTCCAGCGGGCGCTGACCGACTACGGCATCGCCTGGATCGAGATCGACACCGCCGAAGCCGACGACGTGATCGCCACCCTCGTCACCGTCACCCGCAATCAGGCCCCCGAGCGGCAGGTGCGGATCATGTCCGGCGATCGCGACTTCTACCAACTCGTCGACGACCGGGTCCACGCGCTCAACACCGTGATGAAACGCGGCCGACGGCACATCGGCCCAGCCGAGGTCGTTGAACGCTACGGCGTCACGCCGGACCAGTGGCCCGACTTCTGCGCGCTGAAGGGCGACTCCGCCGACAACATCCCAGGGGTGAAGGGGATCGGTGAAGGCACGGCCGCCAAGCTCCTGACCGGCGGGCTGCGCCTCGACCAGCTTCTCGCCTCCGGACGGCTGACCGGGGTGAAAAAGACCAAGGTCATCGACGCCTGGGAGCAGGTGCTCGCCTGGCGCGACCTCATCCGGATGCGCACCGACCTCGACCTCCCACACCACCCGACCGGCCACCCCACGCGCGAGCTGCCCAAGCCGGCCGACGTCATCGAGAAACTCGGGCTCTGGTGA